In Verrucomicrobiota bacterium, one genomic interval encodes:
- the iolD gene encoding 3D-(3,5/4)-trihydroxycyclohexane-1,2-dione acylhydrolase (decyclizing), protein MKTKRLTTAQAIIQFLLRQAVERDGRRQPFFAGCLGIFGHGCIAGIGQALQQYPQFRYYQTKNEQASVHIATAFAKMSNRLRAFACVSSIGPGATNMVTGAATATINRIPVLLLPGDIFARRNVGPVLQQLEHPTSQDISVNDCFRPVSKYWDRINRPDQLLNALPEMMRVLTSPSETGAVTLALPQDVQAEAWDYPVELLEERVWRIPRPAPEAALLARAVELIRASKKPLIVAGGGVIYSEATEALAKFAAITGIPVGETQAGKGSLPYDHPQNLGAIGVTGTFGANILAREADLVIGLGTRYSDFTTASKTAFQNPKVRFININVAEFDAFKHSGVAVVADARAALEALSRGLRSWQISDAYRKRGERFNRAWDKEVDRIYHTPTGVPVSQGEVIGAVNDFSRPQDVVLCAAGSLPGDLHKLWRTRDPKGYHLEYGYSCMGYEIAGGLGAKMAAPDREIYVMVGDGSWLMMSSEIATSVQEGCKLTVVLLDNHGFQSIGGLSQAIGSGGFGTRYRCRNPKTGHLDGAPAPLDFAAGARSLGAHVFTARDIPELNDALAKARKQTRTTVIVVETDPEKRVPGYESWWDVPVAEVSEFPSVRKAWKEFEKAVKKERHFL, encoded by the coding sequence ATGAAAACGAAGCGACTCACCACGGCTCAAGCGATCATCCAGTTCCTCCTTCGCCAGGCAGTCGAGCGAGACGGGCGCCGGCAGCCGTTCTTTGCCGGTTGCCTCGGCATTTTTGGCCACGGCTGCATCGCGGGCATCGGCCAGGCGCTGCAGCAGTATCCGCAATTTCGTTATTATCAGACCAAAAACGAGCAAGCCTCGGTGCACATCGCGACGGCGTTCGCCAAAATGAGCAATCGCCTCCGCGCTTTCGCGTGCGTCAGCTCCATCGGGCCCGGAGCGACGAACATGGTCACCGGCGCGGCTACGGCCACGATCAATCGCATCCCGGTGCTGCTCTTGCCCGGCGACATTTTCGCGCGCCGCAACGTCGGTCCCGTGCTTCAACAACTCGAACACCCCACTTCGCAGGACATCTCGGTCAACGACTGCTTCCGACCGGTCTCGAAATACTGGGACCGCATCAACCGCCCGGACCAGCTCCTGAACGCGCTGCCCGAAATGATGCGCGTGCTCACGTCGCCATCGGAGACCGGCGCGGTGACGCTCGCGTTGCCGCAGGATGTGCAAGCCGAAGCGTGGGATTATCCTGTTGAATTACTCGAGGAACGAGTCTGGCGAATCCCGCGCCCCGCGCCAGAGGCCGCGTTGCTTGCCCGCGCCGTTGAACTGATTCGAGCCAGTAAGAAGCCGCTGATTGTCGCGGGCGGCGGAGTCATCTACAGCGAAGCCACGGAAGCTTTGGCGAAATTCGCCGCGATAACCGGCATACCCGTCGGCGAAACGCAGGCGGGCAAAGGTTCGCTCCCCTACGATCACCCGCAAAACCTGGGCGCAATTGGCGTGACCGGCACGTTCGGAGCCAACATCCTGGCGCGTGAAGCCGACCTGGTCATTGGCCTTGGGACGCGCTACAGCGATTTCACGACAGCGTCGAAAACCGCGTTTCAAAATCCGAAAGTCCGTTTCATCAATATCAATGTCGCCGAGTTCGACGCCTTCAAGCATAGCGGCGTGGCCGTCGTTGCGGACGCCCGCGCTGCGCTTGAAGCTTTAAGCAGAGGCTTGCGGAGCTGGCAGATCAGTGACGCGTACCGCAAGCGTGGCGAGCGGTTCAATCGCGCCTGGGACAAGGAAGTCGATCGCATTTATCACACCCCGACGGGCGTGCCGGTAAGCCAGGGCGAAGTCATCGGAGCGGTCAACGATTTCTCCCGCCCGCAAGACGTGGTGCTCTGCGCGGCGGGCAGTTTGCCGGGCGACTTGCACAAGCTCTGGCGCACGCGGGACCCGAAGGGTTACCACCTCGAATACGGTTACTCGTGCATGGGCTACGAGATCGCCGGCGGCCTGGGGGCGAAGATGGCCGCTCCGGATCGCGAGATTTACGTAATGGTGGGCGACGGTTCGTGGCTCATGATGTCGTCGGAAATCGCCACCTCAGTCCAGGAAGGCTGCAAACTCACCGTGGTGTTGCTGGACAACCACGGTTTCCAGAGCATCGGCGGCTTATCCCAGGCCATTGGCAGCGGAGGCTTCGGCACCCGCTATCGCTGCCGAAATCCAAAGACGGGCCACCTGGATGGCGCCCCGGCGCCTCTCGACTTTGCCGCGGGCGCCCGCAGCCTCGGTGCGCACGTTTTCACGGCGCGCGACATCCCCGAATTGAACGATGCGCTTGCGAAAGCGCGAAAGCAAACCAGGACCACCGTCATTGTCGTTGAGACGGATCCGGAGAAGCGCGTTCCCGGTTACGAGTCTTGGTGGGATGTGCCGGTGGCTGAAGTCTCGGAGTTCCCTTCCGTGCGCAAGGCTTGGAAGGAGTTTGAGAAGGCCGTTAAGAAGGAAAGGCATTTTCTGTGA
- the iolC gene encoding 5-dehydro-2-deoxygluconokinase, with the protein MGRSSIDLYANDVGAAFVDIKSFAAYVGGSPTNIAVGARRLGLQCAVLTAVGDDPVGDFILKFLNDEGVETKFIPRKPETRTSAVVLGIEPPDKFPLVYYRDNCADNQLSIDDALATPIRDCRVFEFSGTGLSKEPSRSANIFAAEQARAAGATVVLDLDFRPNQWHDARAFGVTVRAVLPLVDIVLGTEDECKAVTLIDPAQVNVSHSQISGAQVAGNVERAVEAMQRRGPMVVVVKRGEKGGTVFEAGRPAQDVPGFPVEVYNVLGAGDAFAAGFIYGLVKDWDYFKAARMGNACGAIVVTRHGCANFMAYEDEALKFVAERGGF; encoded by the coding sequence ATGGGGCGCTCATCGATTGATCTTTACGCAAACGACGTCGGCGCGGCTTTCGTCGATATCAAATCGTTCGCGGCCTACGTCGGAGGCTCGCCAACGAACATCGCCGTGGGCGCACGGCGGTTGGGCCTTCAGTGCGCGGTCTTGACGGCGGTGGGCGACGATCCGGTCGGCGACTTTATTCTGAAGTTTCTCAACGATGAAGGCGTGGAAACGAAATTCATCCCGCGGAAGCCGGAGACACGCACCAGCGCGGTGGTGCTGGGCATCGAGCCGCCGGACAAGTTTCCGCTCGTGTATTACCGCGACAACTGCGCGGACAACCAGCTTTCCATCGACGACGCGCTGGCCACGCCGATTCGCGACTGCCGGGTGTTTGAATTCTCCGGCACCGGCCTGAGCAAGGAGCCGAGCCGCAGCGCAAACATCTTTGCAGCCGAGCAGGCGCGGGCCGCGGGCGCCACGGTCGTGCTCGATCTCGATTTCAGGCCGAACCAATGGCACGACGCGCGCGCCTTCGGCGTCACCGTGCGCGCCGTGTTGCCGCTGGTGGACATTGTTCTGGGCACCGAAGATGAATGCAAAGCGGTGACGCTGATCGACCCGGCTCAAGTCAATGTTTCCCATTCGCAAATCTCCGGGGCTCAAGTCGCCGGCAACGTGGAACGGGCCGTTGAAGCGATGCAGCGGCGCGGACCCATGGTCGTCGTCGTCAAACGCGGCGAGAAAGGCGGCACGGTCTTCGAGGCGGGTCGGCCGGCGCAAGACGTGCCAGGCTTCCCCGTCGAGGTCTATAACGTCCTGGGCGCGGGCGACGCGTTTGCGGCCGGCTTTATTTACGGTCTGGTGAAGGACTGGGATTACTTCAAAGCCGCACGCATGGGCAACGCGTGCGGGGCCATCGTCGTCACGCGGCATGGTTGCGCGAACTTCATGGCTTACGAGGACGAGGCGCTGAAGTTTGTTGCTGAACGCGGAGGTTTTTGA
- a CDS encoding class II fructose-bisphosphate aldolase encodes MRLATIDLLKAAYGRHAVGAFNVCNLEQTHGLFRGAAQAQAPIIVQFTRVIRSYAHPIMLEKMLQAAESIYPETVFAVHLDHGDEAACADAIESGHYTSVMIDASHLPFEQNVIATRRVAEMAHACGVAVEAELGQLKGIEDAMSHEVKEAILTDPAKAEEFVTRTWCDSLAVAIGTSHGAYKFAGKQRLHFERLAEIQKRLSGFPLVLHGGSAVPKPEIERINAAGGNLEDTASGVSESELRRAIEFGITKVNIGTDGRLIWTRVHREFFRDKPKDFDFMPPGKTYMEDYAAFVAAKCQALGAAKRAHDVREQTVSRELRWGETSAKPMSSRKGSAGASPHRR; translated from the coding sequence ATGCGTCTCGCCACGATTGATCTCTTGAAGGCCGCGTACGGCCGCCACGCCGTCGGCGCCTTCAACGTGTGCAACCTGGAGCAAACCCACGGGTTGTTTCGCGGCGCAGCCCAGGCCCAGGCTCCCATCATTGTCCAGTTCACCCGCGTGATCCGCAGTTACGCGCACCCGATCATGCTGGAGAAAATGCTCCAGGCCGCCGAATCCATCTATCCCGAAACCGTCTTCGCCGTTCATCTGGATCATGGCGACGAGGCGGCGTGTGCGGACGCCATTGAATCGGGCCACTACACTTCGGTGATGATTGATGCGTCGCATCTGCCGTTCGAGCAAAACGTGATCGCGACAAGGCGCGTGGCGGAAATGGCGCATGCCTGCGGCGTCGCGGTGGAAGCGGAGTTGGGACAATTGAAAGGAATTGAGGACGCCATGTCCCACGAAGTGAAGGAAGCGATCTTGACCGACCCCGCGAAAGCCGAGGAGTTCGTGACGCGCACCTGGTGCGACAGTCTCGCGGTGGCCATCGGCACGAGCCACGGCGCTTACAAGTTCGCGGGCAAACAGCGGCTGCACTTCGAGCGGCTGGCGGAGATTCAAAAGCGTTTGAGCGGATTTCCTCTGGTGCTGCACGGCGGGTCCGCCGTGCCGAAACCTGAGATCGAGCGCATCAATGCCGCGGGTGGGAATCTCGAGGACACGGCCAGCGGAGTTTCGGAAAGCGAGTTGCGGCGCGCCATCGAGTTCGGCATCACGAAGGTCAATATCGGAACCGACGGGCGGCTGATCTGGACGCGCGTGCATCGCGAGTTTTTCCGCGACAAGCCGAAGGATTTTGATTTCATGCCGCCCGGCAAAACTTACATGGAAGACTACGCCGCATTCGTCGCCGCAAAATGCCAGGCGCTCGGGGCGGCGAAACGAGCCCACGATGTGCGGGAGCAAACGGTATCCCGTGAGTTAAGGTGGGGCGAGACTTCTGCCAAGCCAATGTCATCGAGGAAAGGCTCGGCGGGAGCCTCGCCCCACCGTCGTTAA
- a CDS encoding MFS transporter produces the protein MTENSDQGRARWLVLVAAFLGWMFDGLEMGIFPLIARPALQDLLGVTGDADVGKWFSIITALFLVGAALGGLVFGWLGDRIGRVRAMALSILTYSLFTGVCYFATAPWHLGALRFVAALGMGGEWSLGVALVMEVWPEKHRPMLAAAIGAAANVGFALIAILGRMIPVTRESWRWVMLAGALPALLVFFIRLFVPESERWKRSVQESASRPIREVFAPKLIKRTLLAIAFASIALIGTWGSVQWLPLWADQMTRGELPQAKATTAILSALGAVVGCFFGALTGGALGRRPAYFALCLTSLVLCGALFRTVTEYNTVFLILVFAVGCFTAAFYGWFPLYLPELFPTRVRATGQGLSYNFGRILAAAGALGQGQLVAHYGGSYAQAGATITLIYLVGLILIWFAPETKGKPLPE, from the coding sequence ATGACTGAAAACTCAGATCAGGGACGCGCGAGATGGCTCGTGCTGGTCGCCGCATTTCTCGGATGGATGTTTGACGGATTGGAAATGGGGATTTTTCCGCTGATAGCACGGCCAGCGCTGCAGGACTTGCTGGGAGTAACTGGGGACGCCGACGTTGGGAAGTGGTTTTCAATTATCACGGCTTTGTTCCTGGTCGGAGCCGCGCTCGGCGGCCTGGTGTTCGGCTGGCTCGGCGACCGGATTGGCCGGGTGCGCGCCATGGCGCTCAGCATCCTGACCTATTCGCTGTTCACGGGAGTTTGTTATTTTGCGACCGCGCCGTGGCATCTGGGCGCATTGCGATTCGTCGCCGCGCTCGGCATGGGCGGGGAGTGGTCGCTGGGCGTCGCCCTGGTCATGGAAGTGTGGCCGGAAAAGCATCGCCCCATGCTGGCGGCGGCGATTGGCGCGGCGGCCAATGTGGGCTTCGCGCTGATCGCGATTCTCGGGCGAATGATTCCGGTCACACGCGAGTCGTGGCGGTGGGTAATGCTCGCTGGCGCATTGCCGGCACTCCTGGTTTTTTTCATCCGGCTGTTTGTTCCGGAATCAGAGCGCTGGAAACGCTCTGTTCAAGAGAGCGCCTCCCGCCCCATCCGCGAGGTCTTCGCGCCAAAGCTGATAAAAAGGACCTTGCTGGCCATCGCCTTTGCGTCGATTGCGCTCATCGGCACGTGGGGTTCCGTGCAATGGCTGCCGCTCTGGGCCGACCAGATGACTCGCGGAGAACTGCCCCAGGCCAAGGCGACGACCGCGATTCTTTCGGCCTTGGGAGCGGTGGTGGGATGCTTCTTCGGCGCGTTAACGGGCGGCGCGCTGGGGCGTCGTCCGGCTTATTTTGCGCTCTGCCTGACGTCTCTGGTGCTTTGCGGTGCGTTGTTTCGGACGGTGACTGAGTATAACACGGTTTTTCTGATCCTGGTCTTCGCCGTCGGATGCTTCACGGCGGCGTTTTACGGATGGTTCCCGCTCTACCTACCGGAGTTGTTCCCGACCCGTGTGCGCGCCACGGGCCAGGGATTGAGCTACAATTTCGGGCGCATCCTGGCGGCGGCGGGCGCCTTGGGGCAAGGCCAGCTTGTGGCCCACTACGGAGGAAGCTACGCCCAGGCCGGCGCCACCATCACGCTGATCTATCTGGTGGGACTGATCTTGATTTGGTTTGCGCCGGAGACCAAAGGGAAGCCTTTGCCGGAATAA